From Scleropages formosus chromosome 9, fSclFor1.1, whole genome shotgun sequence, one genomic window encodes:
- the usp46 gene encoding ubiquitin carboxyl-terminal hydrolase 46 isoform X1 yields the protein MTVRNIASICNMGTNASALEKDIGPEQFPINEHYFGLVNFGNTCYCNSVLQALYFCRPFRENVLAYKAQQRKKENLLTCLADLFHSIATQKKKVGVIPPKKFISRLRKENDLFDNYMQQDAHEFLNYLLNTVADILQEEKRQEKQNGRLKGGEADDDDDDGPEPTWVHDIFQGTLTNETRCLNCETVSSKDEDFLDLSVDVEQNTSITHCLRDFSNTETLCSEYKYYCEMCCSKQEAQKRMRVKKLPMILALHLKRFKYMEQLHRYTKLSYRVVFPLELRLFNTSGDAVNLDRMYDLAAVVVHCGSGPNRGHYITIVKSHGFWLLFDDDIVEKIDAQAIEEFYGLTSDISKNSESGYILFYQSRE from the exons ATGACTGTCAGGAACATCGCGTCCATCTGTAATATG GGCACCAATGCCTCTGCGCTGGAGAAAGACATTGGCCCGGAGCAGTTCCCCATCAACGAGCACTACTTCGGCCTGGTCAAC TTCGGCAACACGTGCTACTGCAACTCGGTGCTGCAGGCGCTCTACTTCTGCCGGCCGTTTCGGGAGAACGTGCTCGCCTACAAGGCGCAGCAGCGCAAGAAGGAGAACCTGCTCACGTGCCTGGCGGACCTCTTCCACAGCATCGCCACGCAGAAGAAGAAGGTGGGCGTCATCCCGCCCAAGAAGTTCATCTCGCGCCTCCGCAAGGAGAACG ACCTGTTTGACAACTACATGCAGCAGGACGCCCACGAGTTCCTCAACTACCTGCTGAACACGGTGGCCGACAtcctgcaggaggagaagaggcAGGAGAAGCAGAACGGGCGGCTCAAGGGCGGCGAGgccgacgacgacgacgacgacgggCCGGAGCCGACCTGGGTGCACGACATCTTCCAGGGCACGCTGACCAACGAGACGCGGTGCCTCAACTGCGAGACG GTGAGCAGTAAGGACGAGGACTTCCTGGACCTCTCCGTGGACGTGGAGCAGAACACGTCTATCACGCACTGCCTGAG GGACTTCAGCAACACGGAGACGCTGTGCAGCGAGTACAAATACTACTGTGAGATGTGCTGCAGCAAGCAGGAGGCACAGAAACG GATGCGTGTGAAGAAGCTGCCCATGATCTTGGCTCTCCACCTCAAGCGCTTTAAGTACATGGAGCAGCTGCACCGCTACACCAAGCTCTCGTACCGCGTGGTCTTCCCCCTGGAGCTCCGCCTCTTCAACACGTCCGGCGATGCGGTCAACCTGGACCGCATGTATGACCTTGCGGCCGTGGTGGTGCACTGCGGCAG CGGCCCCAATAGAGGACATTACATCACCATCGTGAAGAGCCACGGCTTCTGGCTGCTCTTTGATGATGACATTGTGGAG AAGATCGACGCCCAGGCCATCGAGGAGTTCTACGGTCTCACCtccgacatctccaagaactcCGAGTCCGGCTACATCCTCTTCTACCAGTCCAGGGAGTGA
- the usp46 gene encoding ubiquitin carboxyl-terminal hydrolase 46 isoform X2, with product MPLRWRKTLARSSSPSTSTTSAWSTSATRATATRCCRRSTSAGRFGRTCSPTRRSSARRRTCSRAWRTSSTASPRRRRRWASSRPRSSSRASARRTEEKRQEKQNGRLKGGEADDDDDDGPEPTWVHDIFQGTLTNETRCLNCETVSSKDEDFLDLSVDVEQNTSITHCLRDFSNTETLCSEYKYYCEMCCSKQEAQKRMRVKKLPMILALHLKRFKYMEQLHRYTKLSYRVVFPLELRLFNTSGDAVNLDRMYDLAAVVVHCGSGPNRGHYITIVKSHGFWLLFDDDIVEKIDAQAIEEFYGLTSDISKNSESGYILFYQSRE from the exons ATGCCTCTGCGCTGGAGAAAGACATTGGCCCGGAGCAGTTCCCCATCAACGAGCACTACTTCGGCCTGGTCAAC TTCGGCAACACGTGCTACTGCAACTCGGTGCTGCAGGCGCTCTACTTCTGCCGGCCGTTTCGGGAGAACGTGCTCGCCTACAAGGCGCAGCAGCGCAAGAAGGAGAACCTGCTCACGTGCCTGGCGGACCTCTTCCACAGCATCGCCACGCAGAAGAAGAAGGTGGGCGTCATCCCGCCCAAGAAGTTCATCTCGCGCCTCCGCAAGGAGAACG gaggagaagaggcAGGAGAAGCAGAACGGGCGGCTCAAGGGCGGCGAGgccgacgacgacgacgacgacgggCCGGAGCCGACCTGGGTGCACGACATCTTCCAGGGCACGCTGACCAACGAGACGCGGTGCCTCAACTGCGAGACG GTGAGCAGTAAGGACGAGGACTTCCTGGACCTCTCCGTGGACGTGGAGCAGAACACGTCTATCACGCACTGCCTGAG GGACTTCAGCAACACGGAGACGCTGTGCAGCGAGTACAAATACTACTGTGAGATGTGCTGCAGCAAGCAGGAGGCACAGAAACG GATGCGTGTGAAGAAGCTGCCCATGATCTTGGCTCTCCACCTCAAGCGCTTTAAGTACATGGAGCAGCTGCACCGCTACACCAAGCTCTCGTACCGCGTGGTCTTCCCCCTGGAGCTCCGCCTCTTCAACACGTCCGGCGATGCGGTCAACCTGGACCGCATGTATGACCTTGCGGCCGTGGTGGTGCACTGCGGCAG CGGCCCCAATAGAGGACATTACATCACCATCGTGAAGAGCCACGGCTTCTGGCTGCTCTTTGATGATGACATTGTGGAG AAGATCGACGCCCAGGCCATCGAGGAGTTCTACGGTCTCACCtccgacatctccaagaactcCGAGTCCGGCTACATCCTCTTCTACCAGTCCAGGGAGTGA
- the usp46 gene encoding ubiquitin carboxyl-terminal hydrolase 46 isoform X3: MPLRWRKTLARSSSPSTSTTSAWSTIATQKKKVGVIPPKKFISRLRKENDLFDNYMQQDAHEFLNYLLNTVADILQEEKRQEKQNGRLKGGEADDDDDDGPEPTWVHDIFQGTLTNETRCLNCETVSSKDEDFLDLSVDVEQNTSITHCLRDFSNTETLCSEYKYYCEMCCSKQEAQKRMRVKKLPMILALHLKRFKYMEQLHRYTKLSYRVVFPLELRLFNTSGDAVNLDRMYDLAAVVVHCGSGPNRGHYITIVKSHGFWLLFDDDIVEKIDAQAIEEFYGLTSDISKNSESGYILFYQSRE, translated from the exons ATGCCTCTGCGCTGGAGAAAGACATTGGCCCGGAGCAGTTCCCCATCAACGAGCACTACTTCGGCCTGGTCAAC CATCGCCACGCAGAAGAAGAAGGTGGGCGTCATCCCGCCCAAGAAGTTCATCTCGCGCCTCCGCAAGGAGAACG ACCTGTTTGACAACTACATGCAGCAGGACGCCCACGAGTTCCTCAACTACCTGCTGAACACGGTGGCCGACAtcctgcaggaggagaagaggcAGGAGAAGCAGAACGGGCGGCTCAAGGGCGGCGAGgccgacgacgacgacgacgacgggCCGGAGCCGACCTGGGTGCACGACATCTTCCAGGGCACGCTGACCAACGAGACGCGGTGCCTCAACTGCGAGACG GTGAGCAGTAAGGACGAGGACTTCCTGGACCTCTCCGTGGACGTGGAGCAGAACACGTCTATCACGCACTGCCTGAG GGACTTCAGCAACACGGAGACGCTGTGCAGCGAGTACAAATACTACTGTGAGATGTGCTGCAGCAAGCAGGAGGCACAGAAACG GATGCGTGTGAAGAAGCTGCCCATGATCTTGGCTCTCCACCTCAAGCGCTTTAAGTACATGGAGCAGCTGCACCGCTACACCAAGCTCTCGTACCGCGTGGTCTTCCCCCTGGAGCTCCGCCTCTTCAACACGTCCGGCGATGCGGTCAACCTGGACCGCATGTATGACCTTGCGGCCGTGGTGGTGCACTGCGGCAG CGGCCCCAATAGAGGACATTACATCACCATCGTGAAGAGCCACGGCTTCTGGCTGCTCTTTGATGATGACATTGTGGAG AAGATCGACGCCCAGGCCATCGAGGAGTTCTACGGTCTCACCtccgacatctccaagaactcCGAGTCCGGCTACATCCTCTTCTACCAGTCCAGGGAGTGA
- the rasl11b gene encoding LOW QUALITY PROTEIN: ras-like protein family member 11B (The sequence of the model RefSeq protein was modified relative to this genomic sequence to represent the inferred CDS: inserted 1 base in 1 codon; deleted 2 bases in 1 codon): MKHFSVAPCSPTKPRGPLSSTRRATPYIQRADAVALVYSVTDRSSFELTGELHEQVRTLRPDARAPVALLANEADLLHTRQVDGHQGXPIYEVSASEDYSQVHGAFQLLCRELWKQLAGGGGGGGAEKRRSPLLPQPRSPNTQDLKRRFKQVLSAKVRTVTSP; the protein is encoded by the exons ATGAAACACTTCTCCGTGGCTCCGTGTTCACCGACGAAGCCCCGCGGCCCGCTCAGCTCTACCCGTCGCGCGACTCCCTACATCCAGCGGGCAGACGCCGTCGCCCTCGTCTACTCTGTGACCGACCGCAGCAGCTTCGAGCTCACGGGCGAGCTGCACGAGCAGGTGCGTACGCTGCGGCCAGACGCCCGCGCGCCCGTGGCGCTGTTGGCGAACGAGGCGGACCTGCTCCACACGCGGCAGGTGGATGGGCACCAGG GCCCCATCTACGAGGTGTCGGCCAGTGAGGACTACAGCCAGGTGCACGGCGCCTTCCAGCTGTTGTGCCGCGAGCTGTGGAAGCAgttggcc gggggggggggggggggtggggctgagAAGCGGCGCTCCCCCCTTCTCCCGCAGCCCAGGTCACCCAACACGCAGGATCTGAAGCGGCGCTTCAAGCAGGTGCTCTCGGCCAAAGTGAGGACCGTGACCTCACCGTGA
- the scfd2 gene encoding sec1 family domain-containing protein 2 encodes MILQALGDSDLAAVLKQIRVLVGASATGSREHYSVDEVLTLLVYVYGLGVATEHESEQQQEESKLIGALALAVTMETELSPLLRTLTGCETPAELTAERAHSAMQRVFDTLRGVASARAHLKQLRSVYHAGDGVHQATYRPFLKQLLEEIYQGERADCPDVEHVSAGITELLKTGFSMFMKVSRPHPSDHALLILFVVGGVTPSELRLIREVVSTLRPGTQVLVLSTRLLKPTDVPELLFSKDSLAPDISI; translated from the exons ATGATCCTTCAG GCTCTGGGCGACTCAGACCTGGCTGCAGTGCTGAAGCAGATCCGCGTGCTGGTGGGCGCCAGCGCCACTGGATCCCGGGAGCACTACAGCGTGGACGAAGTGCTCACGCTGCTCGTGTACGTGTACGGCCTGGGCGTGGCCACGGAGCACGAGtccgagcagcagcaggaggagagcaAGCTCATCGGGGCGCTCGCCCTTGCCGTCACCATGGAGACGGAGCTGTCCCCTCTGCTGCGCACGCTCACTG GGTGCGAGACCCCTGCGGAGCTGACCGCTGAGAGGGCCCATTCCGCCATGCAGAGGGTGTTTGACACGCTGAGGGGCGTGGCTAGCGCCCGCGCTCACCTGAAGCAGCTGCGCTCTGTGTACCACGCCGGGGATGGCGTGCACCAG GCGACCTACAGGCCTTTCCTgaagcagctgctggaggagatcTACCAGGGGGAGCGCGCTGACTGCCCTGATGTGGAACACGTGTCGGCCGGGATCACGGAGCTGCTCAAGACGGGCTTCAGCATGTTCATGAAG GTGAGCCGCCCACACCCCAGCGACCACGCATTGCTCATACTCTTTGTGGTGGGCGGAGTCACACCCTCTGAGTTGCGTCTCATACGGGAGGTGGTCTCCACCCTCAGACCAGGTACACAG GTCCTGGTTCTATCCACCAGGCTGCTGAAGCCCACGGATGTCCCAGAGCTACTCTTCAGCAAGGACAGCCTCGCACCCGACATCAGCATCTGA